The proteins below are encoded in one region of Elusimicrobiota bacterium:
- the tolB_1 gene encoding Protein TolB: MTVQTPHFDIFYDQKSERLVPRMAHHLEAAWAHVGKEYGTPVEGRTPFFFFSNHNEFEQTPIVSIGEGTGGVTEAFKNRFLIFNDGSEKWMKHVIYHEFTHVVQFNILYGGFWKSVQLLKSPFYPLWMMEGTAEYGSNGIDDATGEMVVRDAFANKQLPSLVELQGFNHLKPNQITLGYKTGDAAIKFLKDEYGQDKLKALLVNMKDYFDISSALQATLGEPSLGCDLERFDFRFQEWLHDKYDDFLKEAKTPSFYGPKLTSSDLIPQSNVSPVISPDGKKIYFFSDRGGPDQLYELDLSTLKSKVLLPLKPQKYESLHTGSRALSISPDGRWLAFAGEKVQRDFLYVLDLKKKNLKRFRIPFDQLRSPVFSPINNNQLVCVGMKQGYNDLYLIDRKGHLIKQITDSPQDERDPVFSSDESHVLFSGEVVSPIDGEPQGRNLFSLDLNTLQLEEISDHEGDETEPEPLANGGLLYVRDQDDEGNFRTNLIHRDQNGHETQLTNFIGGGFSPRASGTDHSVFYVGFDAGEKHIYKATWTFEGNSSLAQKNPPPDEKWGEGEARKPQNSQALLNWPLNTTSPHFSNQSRPYRFKGSTDLFIPFFFYSSIDGLVLMDIWQYSDLMGFHQIQQQAQFASGGDTMDLSLAYTYARYRPTFTVGVRSLRFYRDFDEDSQRRELTGIGYVTYPFDRVSSMSLGMGSTNREDVFFDESEPNSDFRDRFLISSLEYNTITGRYLIPTRGNRLAFVFQQGFNGLGGDQIYKTGFVEGTQYVPIPRESTWASRIFLGRSTGADRQVFRLGGIDRVRALSSGSDLNKKSNVALASTELRIRMKYLNARTAFMFPDFFFKAAYLVLFTDVGYGWNNTTERREFETDRLRNSTGLGVSWPTFILQSFQMNLTVQWAKRTDNGSDIWYVSAGPAF, translated from the coding sequence ATGACGGTACAAACACCGCATTTCGACATTTTTTACGATCAAAAGTCAGAGCGTTTGGTTCCGCGAATGGCGCATCATCTTGAAGCAGCATGGGCCCATGTGGGGAAAGAGTATGGGACCCCCGTGGAAGGAAGGACTCCTTTCTTCTTTTTCTCAAATCACAATGAATTTGAACAGACTCCCATTGTTTCTATTGGCGAGGGAACCGGAGGAGTAACAGAAGCTTTTAAAAATAGATTTCTTATTTTCAATGATGGATCTGAAAAATGGATGAAACACGTGATTTACCACGAGTTCACCCATGTGGTTCAATTCAACATCCTATACGGCGGATTTTGGAAAAGTGTTCAACTTCTCAAATCGCCCTTTTATCCGTTGTGGATGATGGAAGGAACCGCTGAATATGGATCCAATGGGATCGACGACGCCACCGGTGAAATGGTGGTTCGCGACGCCTTTGCCAACAAGCAACTTCCTTCCTTGGTTGAGTTACAGGGATTCAACCATCTCAAACCCAATCAAATCACATTGGGATACAAAACCGGTGATGCCGCCATCAAATTTCTCAAAGATGAATATGGCCAAGACAAACTAAAGGCCTTGCTGGTCAATATGAAAGATTATTTTGACATCTCCAGTGCTCTCCAGGCGACTTTGGGAGAACCTTCTCTGGGTTGCGATCTTGAACGCTTTGATTTCCGATTTCAAGAATGGCTGCACGATAAATATGATGATTTTTTGAAAGAGGCCAAAACACCCTCTTTCTACGGGCCGAAACTTACTTCATCAGATCTGATTCCACAATCCAATGTTTCACCTGTCATCTCTCCGGATGGAAAAAAGATTTATTTTTTTAGTGATCGCGGCGGTCCCGATCAGCTCTATGAATTGGACCTCTCCACATTAAAATCAAAAGTTCTTCTTCCGCTCAAACCTCAGAAATATGAAAGTTTGCACACAGGGAGTCGGGCTCTTTCAATTTCTCCCGATGGCCGCTGGTTGGCTTTCGCTGGAGAAAAAGTTCAACGGGATTTCCTTTATGTCCTGGATTTAAAAAAGAAAAATCTAAAACGATTTCGTATTCCCTTCGACCAATTGAGGTCGCCCGTTTTCTCACCCATAAACAACAATCAATTGGTTTGTGTGGGGATGAAACAAGGCTACAACGATCTTTATCTGATTGATCGAAAAGGGCACCTTATCAAACAGATCACGGATTCGCCCCAAGATGAACGGGATCCGGTTTTTTCCTCCGATGAATCGCACGTCCTATTTTCCGGGGAAGTGGTATCCCCTATTGATGGGGAACCCCAGGGCCGCAATTTATTTTCTCTTGATTTGAATACCCTCCAACTTGAGGAAATTTCTGATCATGAAGGGGACGAAACAGAACCGGAACCTTTGGCCAATGGCGGTCTCCTCTATGTGCGGGATCAAGACGATGAGGGAAATTTCAGAACCAATTTGATCCACCGAGATCAAAACGGACATGAAACGCAACTCACAAATTTTATTGGAGGAGGTTTTTCACCTCGGGCCTCCGGCACCGATCATTCTGTTTTTTATGTGGGATTCGATGCGGGCGAAAAACATATTTACAAAGCCACATGGACTTTTGAAGGGAATTCTTCGCTGGCGCAAAAAAATCCACCCCCTGATGAGAAGTGGGGGGAAGGTGAAGCGCGAAAGCCCCAAAATTCGCAGGCGCTATTGAATTGGCCTCTCAATACCACCTCTCCTCATTTTTCCAATCAGAGTCGCCCTTATCGATTCAAAGGCTCCACGGATTTATTCATCCCTTTCTTCTTTTATTCTTCAATCGATGGGTTGGTGCTCATGGACATTTGGCAATATTCTGATTTGATGGGTTTTCATCAAATCCAACAACAAGCGCAATTCGCCTCTGGTGGAGATACGATGGACCTTTCTTTGGCCTACACCTATGCCCGTTATCGCCCCACTTTTACGGTGGGAGTGCGAAGCCTACGGTTCTATAGAGATTTCGATGAAGATTCCCAAAGACGGGAATTGACGGGTATCGGTTATGTGACCTATCCGTTCGACCGCGTCAGTTCAATGAGCCTCGGCATGGGATCGACCAATCGGGAGGATGTTTTCTTTGACGAATCAGAACCCAACAGTGATTTTCGCGATCGCTTTTTAATTAGCTCTCTTGAATACAACACCATCACCGGTCGATACCTGATCCCCACCAGAGGAAATCGATTGGCTTTTGTATTTCAACAAGGGTTCAATGGATTGGGAGGAGATCAAATCTATAAAACAGGATTTGTGGAAGGGACCCAATATGTCCCCATTCCCCGAGAAAGCACATGGGCTTCTCGAATTTTTCTTGGAAGAAGCACCGGAGCCGATCGGCAGGTGTTTCGTTTGGGGGGCATTGACCGGGTGCGCGCACTTTCATCGGGATCCGATCTCAACAAAAAATCCAATGTTGCGCTTGCCAGCACGGAGCTCAGGATTCGAATGAAATATCTCAATGCCCGAACCGCTTTTATGTTCCCCGATTTTTTCTTCAAAGCGGCCTATCTGGTTTTATTTACCGATGTGGGGTACGGTTGGAACAACACCACTGAAAGAAGAGAGTTTGAAACCGACCGGCTTCGCAATTCAACCGGGCTGGGCGTTTCTTGGCCAACATTTATCCTCCAGAGTTTCCAAATGAATCTCACCGTTCAATGGGCCAAACGAACGGATAACGGGTCAGACATATGGTACGTCAGCGCTGGACCCGCTTTTTAG
- the apt gene encoding Adenine phosphoribosyltransferase, producing the protein MFRDITTLLNNAVAFKSAIDQLHLKFANQGIHKVIGIESRGFLTAAPLAYHLGAGFVPVRKRGKLPHTTISVTYELEYGVDTLEIHRDAIQRGEKVLIADDLLATGGTAKATCDLIEKSGGQIVGIAFLIELLELKGREKLKNREIFSLIQY; encoded by the coding sequence ATGTTTCGCGATATCACCACCTTGCTAAACAATGCGGTTGCTTTTAAAAGTGCCATCGATCAACTCCATCTTAAGTTTGCCAACCAAGGTATACATAAAGTGATAGGAATCGAATCCCGCGGATTTCTAACGGCGGCTCCTTTGGCCTACCATTTGGGGGCTGGGTTTGTTCCCGTTCGAAAAAGAGGAAAGCTTCCCCATACCACCATCTCCGTCACTTATGAATTGGAATATGGCGTCGACACATTGGAGATTCATCGAGACGCAATTCAAAGAGGGGAGAAGGTTTTAATTGCTGACGATCTCCTCGCCACTGGCGGAACGGCGAAAGCCACTTGCGATTTGATAGAAAAAAGTGGCGGCCAAATTGTGGGTATCGCATTCTTGATTGAATTGCTTGAGTTAAAAGGAAGAGAAAAGTTAAAAAACAGAGAAATTTTTTCCTTGATTCAATATTAA
- the steT gene encoding Serine/threonine exchanger SteT encodes MNETKTELKRELGLFTCVLLVIGNIIGVGIFTTPGEIARDLPSAGWILIAWSVGGLLAMAGALTYAELGAMIPKAGGNYVFLKEAYGPLWGFLYGWAYTLVTSSGTIALLAIGFGEYLGIATGTPVSKFFSITVVLVLTLLNMRDVKLGAGLMDIITSTKIVAMFALVVFGFILGNGQTSHFSPLFTGETSLVFKAIGAALVPMAFAYSGWNSTVFVAEEVKNPGRLIPLSMIFGTLATALIYILMNAIYLYAVPLQNIIGSETVADLAARNLFGEGAAVLIKLLVATSVLGCLSATMLTNPRTTFALARDGYFFKFTAKVHEKFRTPSGAILFSGLWACFLILMGDFKQILRFLSVPLVIIGTMTVFSIFVFRWKKPEINRPYRCWGYPFTPALYVLISIFMLYATFLERRYTMPIGFGGFSVDVPVWLTGIGIFIMGVPVFYVWRRFRHID; translated from the coding sequence ATGAATGAAACAAAAACAGAATTAAAACGTGAGCTTGGACTTTTCACTTGCGTTTTGTTGGTCATTGGTAACATTATTGGAGTCGGTATATTCACAACTCCAGGCGAGATCGCGCGCGATCTTCCATCGGCGGGATGGATATTGATCGCTTGGTCGGTGGGGGGATTGCTCGCCATGGCGGGCGCTCTTACCTACGCTGAACTAGGCGCCATGATTCCCAAGGCGGGGGGAAATTACGTTTTTCTCAAAGAGGCCTACGGCCCCCTCTGGGGGTTCCTCTACGGTTGGGCCTACACGCTCGTGACAAGTTCTGGAACCATTGCCCTCCTGGCCATTGGTTTTGGGGAATATCTTGGGATCGCCACAGGGACCCCTGTGTCAAAATTTTTCTCGATTACGGTTGTTCTTGTCTTAACCCTGCTCAATATGCGCGACGTTAAACTGGGAGCAGGCCTCATGGATATTATTACCTCCACAAAAATTGTGGCCATGTTCGCTCTTGTTGTTTTTGGATTTATTTTGGGAAATGGTCAAACATCTCATTTTTCACCGTTGTTCACTGGCGAAACGTCGCTGGTGTTTAAAGCCATCGGAGCGGCACTCGTTCCGATGGCGTTTGCCTATTCCGGCTGGAATTCCACCGTATTTGTCGCAGAAGAAGTAAAGAACCCAGGCCGATTGATTCCGCTCTCAATGATTTTTGGAACCTTGGCGACGGCTTTAATTTACATCCTCATGAACGCGATCTATCTCTACGCGGTGCCTCTTCAAAACATCATTGGAAGCGAAACAGTGGCCGATTTGGCTGCACGGAATCTTTTTGGAGAAGGGGCCGCTGTCCTTATTAAATTGCTGGTGGCAACATCGGTATTGGGATGTTTGAGCGCCACCATGCTCACCAATCCCCGGACCACGTTCGCGCTTGCGCGTGATGGTTATTTTTTTAAATTCACAGCCAAAGTTCACGAAAAATTCAGAACACCCAGCGGAGCTATCCTCTTCTCAGGACTCTGGGCCTGCTTTTTAATCTTAATGGGCGATTTCAAACAGATCCTTCGCTTCCTATCGGTCCCGCTTGTTATCATCGGAACGATGACGGTGTTCTCTATTTTCGTTTTCAGATGGAAAAAACCTGAAATCAATCGCCCCTATCGCTGCTGGGGATACCCTTTCACACCAGCCCTTTACGTGCTCATTTCTATCTTCATGCTCTACGCGACATTCCTTGAGCGTCGCTATACAATGCCAATCGGTTTTGGCGGATTTTCTGTTGATGTCCCTGTCTGGCTCACGGGAATCGGGATTTTCATTATGGGAGTTCCAGTATTCTATGTTTGGAGAAGATTTCGTCACATCGATTAA
- the xerC_5 gene encoding Tyrosine recombinase XerC, which yields MKKLEDHITAFLRNLRERHMSPATIRAYSIDLDEFCRFMNRKPVKISEIDRTIIRSYLTTLKSRALKSASFLRKISSLRSFFKYLMRTEEITQNPCLTLGTPRREAKIPNFLTPKELEHLIQELCTSKKPEMVARNRAWIELVYSSGIRVSESSQLDVGNVDFWNKTITVIGKGNKERIVPIGTPGIRALRDYLKLKGNDLSSQASLKQPIFTNLKERKRLSPRALHRMVAEAATKAGIQRTISPHVIRHTFATHLLDAGCDLRSVQEMLGHKNLSTTQIYAHVTGERLKKAYGKSHPRS from the coding sequence ATGAAAAAACTTGAGGATCACATCACTGCGTTTTTGCGAAACCTGAGAGAGCGCCATATGTCGCCAGCCACCATCCGGGCCTACTCCATTGACTTGGATGAGTTTTGCCGGTTTATGAACCGAAAACCGGTGAAGATCTCTGAAATTGATCGAACCATCATCCGAAGCTACCTCACCACACTCAAGAGCAGGGCCCTAAAATCAGCATCTTTTTTGAGAAAAATATCATCCCTCCGATCCTTTTTCAAATACCTGATGAGGACAGAAGAAATTACCCAAAATCCCTGTTTAACCCTGGGAACACCACGAAGAGAAGCCAAAATCCCAAATTTTTTAACTCCCAAAGAGCTAGAGCACCTTATCCAGGAACTTTGCACGTCCAAAAAACCTGAAATGGTGGCTCGAAATCGAGCATGGATCGAATTGGTGTACTCAAGTGGCATACGAGTATCAGAGTCCAGCCAATTGGACGTTGGAAATGTAGATTTTTGGAATAAAACCATCACCGTGATTGGAAAAGGCAACAAGGAACGCATTGTTCCCATTGGGACACCGGGAATAAGAGCATTACGTGATTATTTAAAACTGAAAGGCAACGATTTGTCATCGCAGGCTTCCCTAAAACAACCAATTTTCACCAACTTGAAGGAGAGAAAACGGTTATCGCCCCGGGCTTTGCATCGAATGGTGGCGGAAGCCGCAACGAAAGCGGGTATTCAGAGAACAATAAGCCCTCATGTTATTCGTCACACCTTTGCTACTCATCTATTGGATGCAGGATGTGATTTACGTAGCGTACAGGAGATGTTGGGCCATAAAAATCTTTCAACAACACAAATTTATGCCCATGTCACAGGAGAAAGGCTTAAAAAAGCTTACGGAAAGTCTCACCCGCGGTCTTAA
- the ugtP gene encoding Processive diacylglycerol beta-glucosyltransferase yields MPPPPDRHLLFLYMVPGTGHQKAAESIIEAASHLDPRTQCVSLDAGYQTFPLLGSVVNRMYLQMLKSAPFIWEYLYDNPDVEEVTRDMRELLRLAGSLKIKRLLKKYKPAAVVCTQAMPAIAMAAEKRKGQLKAPLISVITDFAVHTYWLHPEVDLYLVGHEDVKQEMIRRGIAAQRIRVTGIPILPKFGESVDVVSARHKLRLSPHKKTLLIMGGGHGLGPLDEMVEAIKTIPLHLQTIVVCGKNRRVHKKILKVIGDDPDFHVFGYVKDTSALMSAADILVTKPGGLTCSEALAKQLPLILTSPIPGQEERNVRFLTKHHVARLVDTPEDLIHAVVDLVRHPKKIESMRQRSRLISKPHSAWEAARVIFDVVNQRGSFAQRIS; encoded by the coding sequence GATAGACATCTCCTTTTCCTTTATATGGTTCCTGGAACCGGGCACCAAAAAGCGGCGGAGTCGATTATTGAAGCGGCTTCACACTTGGATCCACGGACGCAATGTGTTTCTTTAGATGCTGGGTATCAAACTTTTCCGCTTTTGGGATCGGTGGTCAATCGCATGTATTTGCAAATGCTGAAAAGTGCCCCCTTCATTTGGGAGTATCTTTACGATAACCCAGATGTTGAAGAGGTAACCCGGGACATGCGCGAATTGCTAAGGCTGGCCGGTTCGCTTAAGATTAAACGGTTGTTGAAAAAATATAAACCCGCTGCTGTGGTTTGCACTCAGGCCATGCCCGCCATTGCGATGGCCGCGGAAAAAAGAAAAGGACAATTAAAAGCGCCGCTCATCAGTGTTATTACAGATTTCGCTGTTCATACCTATTGGCTTCATCCCGAGGTTGATTTGTATTTGGTCGGACATGAAGATGTAAAACAAGAAATGATTCGACGAGGAATTGCCGCTCAGCGAATTCGAGTGACTGGTATTCCTATTCTCCCCAAGTTTGGAGAGTCTGTGGATGTGGTTTCGGCTCGTCACAAACTTCGTTTGAGTCCTCACAAAAAAACGCTTTTAATCATGGGGGGCGGGCACGGGCTGGGTCCCCTGGATGAAATGGTTGAAGCCATTAAAACCATTCCGCTTCACTTACAAACCATCGTGGTTTGTGGGAAAAATAGACGGGTTCATAAAAAAATCTTGAAGGTTATTGGGGATGATCCAGATTTTCATGTTTTTGGTTATGTGAAGGACACCTCTGCGCTTATGAGTGCGGCTGATATTCTCGTTACAAAACCAGGAGGTTTGACTTGTTCTGAGGCCCTCGCCAAACAACTGCCCCTAATTTTAACTTCACCCATTCCTGGCCAAGAGGAACGCAATGTTCGTTTTTTGACCAAACATCACGTGGCGCGGTTGGTGGATACTCCTGAAGATTTGATTCATGCCGTTGTGGATCTGGTCCGGCATCCAAAAAAAATTGAATCCATGCGGCAGAGGTCGAGGCTTATTTCCAAACCGCATTCAGCCTGGGAAGCAGCGAGAGTGATTTTCGACGTGGTGAATCAGCGCGGTTCTTTTGCGCAGAGGATTTCATAA
- the lpxL_2 gene encoding Lipid A biosynthesis lauroyltransferase: MPSFFSNFLETLGASIFEFLAWFFAMFPRRFRYPLVSTLGALFGLLAWNMRKALRGNLQLFLPKDGTKLNQSQQEIFRNFALTLCDFFLPDGVLVHVPDRNKLEKLRQSHPGILLLTFHMGHWELGARTMKQWGWPVTAVYQPYKNKKFKKSIESRRAEGVNFIPVGGEAANGVRAALRRGDVVAMLGDLPFGEDGIEVHLFGRQILWPKGPVILAMREHCPIVVAVVVRTGMGEYTAFIQDPLFPQSKGKSEVKRLTQEIANIFSKFVHLYPMQWYRFRSFEFVKN; this comes from the coding sequence ATGCCATCTTTTTTTTCCAATTTCCTTGAAACTCTGGGGGCCTCGATATTTGAATTTCTTGCTTGGTTTTTCGCGATGTTCCCTCGTCGGTTTCGTTACCCCTTGGTCTCAACGCTGGGGGCGCTATTCGGTTTGCTGGCATGGAATATGCGTAAGGCGCTTAGGGGAAATCTACAGTTGTTCCTGCCAAAAGATGGCACTAAGCTCAATCAATCCCAACAAGAAATCTTTCGAAATTTTGCTCTCACGCTTTGTGATTTTTTTCTTCCAGACGGTGTTCTTGTCCATGTGCCTGATCGAAATAAATTAGAAAAATTGAGACAGAGTCATCCTGGTATATTGTTGTTAACTTTTCATATGGGCCATTGGGAATTGGGGGCCCGAACCATGAAACAATGGGGGTGGCCGGTCACGGCGGTCTATCAACCCTACAAAAATAAAAAATTTAAAAAGTCCATTGAAAGTCGCCGTGCAGAAGGAGTTAATTTCATCCCTGTCGGAGGCGAGGCGGCCAATGGAGTTCGTGCGGCTTTGCGTCGAGGTGATGTCGTGGCGATGTTGGGGGACCTCCCGTTCGGGGAAGATGGAATTGAAGTTCATCTTTTTGGTCGACAAATTCTTTGGCCCAAGGGGCCCGTGATTTTGGCCATGCGTGAACATTGCCCGATTGTGGTGGCTGTTGTAGTTCGAACAGGTATGGGAGAATATACCGCGTTCATTCAAGATCCGCTCTTCCCTCAATCAAAAGGAAAATCAGAGGTGAAACGGTTAACTCAAGAGATAGCCAATATTTTTTCTAAATTCGTTCATCTTTACCCAATGCAATGGTATCGATTCCGATCTTTTGAGTTTGTGAAGAATTGA
- the rpsA gene encoding 30S ribosomal protein S1, translated as METLVMTDDFSMDDIFAQSGPTLPGTIIDGTVVGQTDTHILINVGLKQEAALPLREFSGNLPQVGTLIPILLINPNGADGRPLVSWKQARERKNWDKIAECHKTNQPVEGKITQKIKGGFIVDIGLDAFLPASQLDEKQIAKPEEWVGKSIQVLVLEMDKTKGNVLVSRRRILEQEKLIKRSATLKNLQVGQVIKGKVTGMTTFGAFIDIGGIEGLLHVSDISWNRVDNPNKVLKIGETLDVKVLKHDTTSNRISLGRKQLLPHPWDGIEKKHPVGSVIKGKVTGLADFGAFVFIEPGVEGMIHVSEISWTEKITKPGSVLKVGQEVEAKLIACDREKEKISLSLKRLKPSPWDMALKDYPLGSKIEGEVTHLTNFGAFVKIPVGVEALLKTQDLSWTERYQNPNQVLKVGDKITAVVLEINPQDEKMSLGLKQLNPDPLKELKEGKNATGIVVKVADFGLIVKLSNGVEALVRSSEIANERSMFDDKSSREKSPQSATALFKEGDSITANVLKINKKERKVEMSIRKYEKSQERELLKKYTGQNENFSLGQTTGWTEEEGGS; from the coding sequence AAACAAGAAGCGGCCCTTCCTTTAAGAGAATTTTCGGGCAATCTTCCCCAGGTCGGAACGCTCATTCCCATTCTCCTTATCAATCCCAACGGAGCTGATGGGCGTCCCCTCGTTTCCTGGAAACAAGCCAGAGAACGAAAAAACTGGGACAAAATAGCTGAATGCCATAAAACCAACCAACCCGTTGAAGGAAAAATAACCCAAAAAATAAAAGGGGGGTTCATTGTTGATATAGGACTCGATGCCTTTTTGCCCGCCTCTCAATTGGACGAAAAACAAATTGCCAAACCAGAAGAATGGGTGGGAAAATCGATTCAAGTTCTCGTTTTGGAAATGGACAAAACCAAGGGCAATGTTCTTGTTTCACGGCGAAGAATTTTAGAGCAAGAAAAACTCATTAAAAGATCGGCTACCCTAAAAAATCTCCAAGTGGGCCAGGTGATAAAAGGAAAAGTGACCGGCATGACCACTTTTGGCGCTTTCATTGATATCGGGGGCATTGAAGGCCTGCTCCACGTATCGGATATTTCTTGGAACCGTGTCGACAACCCCAATAAAGTACTCAAAATCGGAGAAACCTTAGACGTCAAAGTTCTCAAACATGACACCACCTCCAACCGCATTTCCTTGGGCCGAAAACAGCTTTTGCCTCATCCATGGGATGGCATTGAAAAGAAACACCCCGTGGGTTCTGTGATCAAAGGAAAAGTGACAGGTTTGGCTGATTTTGGCGCTTTTGTTTTCATCGAGCCCGGAGTCGAAGGCATGATTCATGTTTCCGAGATTTCCTGGACTGAAAAAATAACCAAACCCGGCTCAGTTCTAAAAGTGGGACAAGAGGTTGAAGCCAAACTCATTGCGTGCGACCGAGAAAAAGAAAAAATTTCACTGAGCCTCAAACGACTCAAACCAAGTCCATGGGACATGGCACTCAAAGATTATCCGCTGGGATCCAAAATCGAAGGCGAAGTCACCCATCTCACCAACTTTGGGGCCTTTGTAAAAATTCCAGTCGGGGTAGAAGCTCTTCTTAAAACCCAAGATCTTTCTTGGACCGAGCGTTATCAAAATCCCAATCAAGTCCTCAAAGTCGGAGATAAAATTACCGCTGTTGTTTTGGAGATTAACCCTCAAGATGAAAAAATGTCCCTCGGGCTAAAACAGTTAAACCCAGACCCCCTCAAAGAACTAAAAGAAGGGAAAAACGCCACAGGCATTGTGGTAAAAGTTGCTGACTTCGGTTTGATCGTCAAGCTGAGTAATGGTGTGGAAGCTTTGGTTCGCTCTTCTGAAATTGCCAATGAAAGATCGATGTTTGATGACAAATCTTCTAGAGAAAAATCTCCTCAGTCAGCAACCGCTCTTTTTAAGGAAGGGGATTCCATCACAGCCAATGTCCTTAAAATCAACAAAAAAGAGCGAAAGGTGGAAATGTCTATTCGTAAGTACGAAAAATCTCAAGAACGCGAACTATTAAAAAAATATACCGGTCAAAATGAGAATTTTTCATTGGGACAAACCACAGGTTGGACAGAAGAAGAAGGCGGTTCGTAA
- the sigA gene encoding RNA polymerase sigma factor SigA, giving the protein MKDNLDPVTLYFQGIKNLPGISKDEFEDLWKRAGRNDKVAKKRLIEGNLRLVIPIAKKYYRPGIDFLDLIEEGNLGLMHAVDKFDYTRGFRFSTYAAYWIEQSVRRAIDEQSKTIRIPPHAWEALRKWLKQWDQLHGAFGRDPTLSEMAKKLHLSARQIRGVLDAAEAARGLQSLDTPLDDDEDLFVKDIVAESSEHMPDNILSEVRMKDEMDRALGKIGERERQILEMRFGLNGADRMTLETVGKKLRLSRERVRQLEERGLQRLRRAAQRMGLI; this is encoded by the coding sequence ATGAAAGATAATCTTGATCCAGTCACATTGTACTTCCAAGGTATCAAGAATTTACCCGGAATTTCAAAAGATGAATTCGAAGATCTTTGGAAACGAGCTGGCAGAAATGACAAGGTGGCAAAAAAACGGCTTATTGAGGGTAATCTTCGGCTCGTTATTCCCATCGCAAAAAAATATTACCGTCCTGGTATTGATTTCCTTGATCTCATCGAAGAGGGAAATCTGGGATTGATGCACGCGGTTGATAAATTTGATTACACCCGCGGGTTCCGTTTTTCAACTTATGCGGCTTATTGGATCGAGCAATCTGTTCGCCGTGCCATAGACGAACAATCCAAAACCATCCGAATACCGCCCCATGCCTGGGAAGCTCTCCGAAAATGGTTGAAACAATGGGATCAACTGCATGGTGCCTTTGGGCGCGATCCAACATTGAGTGAAATGGCCAAAAAACTTCACCTTTCAGCTCGACAAATCCGTGGTGTACTGGATGCGGCGGAAGCAGCTCGAGGGCTACAGAGTTTGGACACTCCTTTGGATGATGATGAAGATTTATTTGTTAAGGACATCGTCGCTGAATCCAGCGAACATATGCCTGACAATATTTTGTCGGAAGTCCGAATGAAAGACGAAATGGACCGCGCGTTGGGAAAGATTGGAGAGCGTGAACGTCAAATTTTGGAAATGCGTTTTGGCCTTAATGGCGCGGACCGTATGACTCTTGAAACAGTGGGTAAAAAACTTCGGCTCTCTCGGGAGCGGGTTCGCCAACTCGAGGAGCGTGGGCTTCAGCGGCTTCGCCGCGCCGCGCAAAGAATGGGTCTCATTTAA
- the fur gene encoding Ferric uptake regulation protein: MTQQRSRILDYLLEADHHLGMEEIYQALKGHGIGKVTVFRALKMLEECKLIDRVNAPDGKPRFEVKFERPHHDHLVCVECGAIQEIQWPQVERIQEKTCRDIGFQPLFHRHEIFGRCAGCQKPK; this comes from the coding sequence ATGACCCAACAAAGAAGCCGTATTCTTGATTATTTGTTGGAAGCTGATCATCATTTGGGAATGGAGGAGATTTATCAAGCCTTGAAAGGTCATGGAATCGGGAAAGTCACGGTCTTCCGAGCCTTAAAAATGCTGGAGGAGTGTAAACTCATAGATCGGGTGAATGCCCCTGATGGGAAACCCCGTTTTGAGGTCAAATTTGAACGCCCACATCATGATCACTTGGTTTGCGTGGAGTGCGGCGCTATCCAAGAAATTCAATGGCCTCAAGTGGAAAGAATTCAGGAAAAAACCTGTCGTGACATAGGTTTTCAACCGCTATTTCACAGACATGAAATCTTCGGTCGTTGCGCAGGATGCCAAAAACCCAAATGA